A genomic stretch from Chrysiogenia bacterium includes:
- the mreC gene encoding rod shape-determining protein MreC yields the protein MAFLLLTCLVIFLGSVRRQNSLGPVPKGILTIVSLPQILLADGIDGVRHLWNDYLFLVGLTERYEALELETRRLRAERVQLLELARENARLKKLLDFKERQAGTLLPARVIAEARGTTSVLTIDRGSSDGVQPNLAVVSYEGLVGRTGQVTPLTSQIILLQDPRSRVPVRTMRARARGIAAGRGQGELLSLDRVRRTEDIEPGDDLVTSGTGTVYPKGIPVGTVTDIERGSYGLLQDAWIAPAVDFTRIEEVLVILPGAEPQSASLEAPATFGEPAHLDLEEAR from the coding sequence ATGGCTTTCCTGTTGCTCACCTGCCTGGTGATCTTCCTGGGATCGGTGCGCCGCCAGAACTCGCTGGGCCCGGTGCCCAAGGGCATCCTCACCATTGTCTCGCTTCCGCAGATCCTGCTTGCCGACGGCATCGACGGTGTGCGCCACCTCTGGAACGATTACCTCTTCCTGGTCGGGCTCACCGAGCGCTACGAGGCGCTGGAACTGGAGACCCGGCGACTTCGCGCCGAGCGGGTGCAGCTTCTCGAGCTCGCACGTGAGAATGCGCGCCTGAAGAAACTTCTCGACTTCAAGGAGCGCCAGGCAGGTACCCTGCTTCCGGCGCGCGTGATTGCTGAAGCACGCGGGACGACCTCGGTGCTCACCATCGACCGCGGCAGCTCCGACGGGGTGCAGCCCAATCTTGCGGTCGTGAGCTACGAGGGCCTGGTGGGGCGCACCGGTCAGGTCACGCCCCTTACTTCCCAGATCATTCTGCTGCAGGATCCGCGAAGCCGCGTGCCGGTGCGCACCATGCGCGCGCGTGCGCGCGGAATTGCTGCCGGGCGCGGGCAGGGCGAGCTTCTTTCACTCGACCGGGTGCGCCGCACCGAGGACATTGAACCCGGCGACGATCTGGTGACCAGCGGCACGGGCACCGTCTATCCCAAGGGAATTCCCGTGGGCACGGTCACCGATATCGAGCGCGGCAGCTACGGCCTGCTGCAGGATGCATGGATTGCGCCGGCGGTCGACTTCACGCGCATCGAGGAAGTGCTGGTCATCCTGCCCGGCGCCGAACCCCAGTCTGCGTCGCTCGAAGCGCCCGCCACTTTCGGCGAGCCCGCGCATCTGGACCTGGAGGAGGCCCGATGA